Sequence from the Silvibacterium dinghuense genome:
ATTGGAAAAACGTGGGTTCGCTGGGTGTGAAAGGCTCGGTGCGCAGAGGTGTGCGGCCTGTTTCGAGCCGTGAAGCGTGCGGAGAACTTCTCCTGCGATGCATGCCGCAAAAGGCGAGCGAGGACTCCCGGGCTCGATGAGAGCGCTCTCGTCCTGCTCGCGATCGCGCATCGCCATGCTGCTATCCGGGCAGCGATATTCAACTAGACGAAGGTTCTATGGATCAGCGTGAGCCCGATGCAGCCGCGACTGTGCTTCCCTTCCCGATCGTCTCTGGAGCGAACGGATAAGCGGGCGCTGCTCCCGGAAAGCTGACCATGATGTGCTGGAAGACTACACCGGGATCCCCGTAATAGAGCACCAGTGTGTGCTTCCCAGGCGTGAGACTGCCCAGGGGAACAATCTGCACCATCGCATTGCGGAGAACATTGGCAGCCCAGGGACTCAACCCAGCCTGGTGCGCCTCGGCTCCGGCTGCGTCAAGAACGATGGGCGCACCGCCGTCTATAGAGAGCGCGTAGCGCAGGCGTTGGCTGGAATCGACCGGGAAGGAAGGCAACAGATAGATGGAAGCCGTGGCCTCACCGCTGGTCGAAGTCGTGAAGTCATAGCGGAGCGAAGGAGTCTGCGCAATCGCCTCGGCGCGTTTCTCCATCTGCGTCCAGGCGGCGGGTGATGCAGCTCCAGGACCGGCGATTGAGACCGAGCCACCGGACCTGCTTCGATTCAGGGAAAGGTCAAGCCCCAGATCCAGGCCAAGGTCGGGCCATATCTCCCACGCTGCCTGCGGCATGTCCTTACGGGCGGCGAAGTGCGCGGCATTAATGGAGATGGTTCCGTTCTGCTCGACAAAGCCCTGCTCGGAGGTCTCGGAAGATGCCGAGTTCTTCGGTGCGCGCCAGTCTCCCGGAAGCTGAAGTGGAGCCGTGGCCAGAACGGTGGCGGTCTCCGGCATCTCGAAGACGCGGCGATCGCGAGGATGCGAAGACATCATGCCGTCCCACTTGCCGCCGGCGAGCTGGTTGTAATCGGCGGTAAGGCTCTGCACGCGATCGTAGGCGGCCTTCGCCTCGACGGAGTCATGATCGACCGCGGCGAAATCGCGGCCGTGCTGGGCGAGATAGCTGCGGTCGGTCCACAGGAACTTGAGAGCATGCGCGCTGCTAGCCTCGACTGGATAGGCGACGAGTTCGAAGAAGGCATCGCGTTGATCGGGCTTGATCTTCTCTGCGAGGGAACGGGATTCGGCAGCGAGCTGTTGCCATGCGGCCATCATCTGCTGGTTCTGGTCGCCCCAGGCGAGCGGGTTGAAGGCCGTGCGCTGCACTGCGTCGTCATAGCCGTTGAAGCCCATGAACTCCGGCTTGCGCAGAAAGGTGAGCTGGTACCAGTGGTCCATCAGCGAAGCCATCGCCGTTCCCTGCCCGCCAAACTGCGCGGTATACCAGCTCTGGAGGTAGTCCGGCTGCGAGACGTCGCGAAAGGATGGCTCCTGCCACGCCATCCGCAGGAAGTACTCGATATCACTCTCGGCGGGCTTAAGGTCGCCTACGTTCAGGATCCAGAGCTTACGCACGCCGTGATCCCAGGCCTTGGTCAGCTCCTCGCGCATGAGCGCCGGAGGTGTGCTGCACAACCAGAGATAGTCATGCGGCGTGCCCCAGTAGGAGACGTGGTAATAGAGCGCGCTGCCGCCGCTGCGCGCACGCTCTTCGGCATCGGGAAGCTGACGGATGTAGCCGAAGTTATCGTCGGTCCAGCCGAGTGTGACGTCGTCCGGCACCTTCATTCCCACGCGATAGAGATCGATCGACTCCTTGTAGAGCCAGATGACCTGTGGAATCTTCGCAAGGTCCGGATTCACGCGGCGTGCAAGGATGGCGCGCTGATCGGCGATGGCCTGCTCGACCAGCTGCGCCTTCACCTCGTTGCTGCCAGTCGCTTCCAGGCCGGTATCGTGCTGTCCACGCATGCCGACGGTGTAGAAGTTTTCGTACTGACCGTTAACTTCAAGTCCCTTGTCCCAATAGCGGTCGATGGCATCGCGGTTGATCTGGTAGTTCCACGGACCGTCACGCCCCTCGTCCCACTCGCCGACGTTATCACGCAGCAGCGCCTCGGAGTGCGAGGAGCCCATCACAATGCCCCACTCGGCAGCAAGCTTCGCATTTTCCGGTACCGCATGAAACGGCATGGTGCCGGGATGCATTGCCGGCCACAGCGTGTTGGCGTGCAGACGCAACAGCAGCTCAAAGACGCGGGCATACGTATGCGGACCGATGTTGCGCAGCTGCGGGTCCATCTTCTTCGCAGCCCAGGGACGGATGCCCCAGTCTTCATCATTGATAAAGATGCCGCGATACTGTACAGCAGGCGGAGGCTGCACAAAGTGCTGCTGCATAATCGCCGCCGAGGTGTGATGTGCGATGGGTACGTCGGCCCACCAGCTCCAGGGCGAGACGCCGATGGCGCGGCTAAGGCCAAAGAGCGCAAAGGCCGCGCCGCGCGGGTCGCTACCAGCGATCACCAGGGCACGAGCTACGCCGGGCAGCGGATGATCGACAATGCTGACACTCGCAGCTTCCCATTGGCCTGCGATGGCCGAGGTGTCAAGCTGTCCGCTGTGCGCGAGTGCATCGATCATCGCCGAGTGACCAAGCGTGCCGACGAGAATCATCTGTTGCTCGCCGGATACTTTATTCACAACGGTGGGCCGGACACCGGAGACAGCGCGGACATCCGCCGCAAATGCGTTTGCGACTGTGCGCACCGGCGCCGCATCGCCGTCCGCCACATAAATGGGTGTCGCGCGGCCATGATCGAAGAGCGGGAAAGCGCTTGTATCGACTGGCCGGTCGAGAATCAACGCCGGAGCATCATGATCGGCTTCCTGCGCGAAAGCAGGGAGCGCAGCAGCAGCGCAGAGCAGCGCCGTGAGGCCGGCGGCAGCAGTCGAGAATTTCCAACGACGAAGCATCAGTAGGCGTTCCATTCAAAGATTGAGACTGGAGTCTCCGCAGCAGGAAATACGAGACGAAGATAGCGGGCGCGCGGCAGGCCGGTGATCGTCACGGGGGAGCCCACTTCGCCGGTGGAGTTGTGATCCTCGACGGAAGTCCACCGCCTGCCATCGAGCGAAGCCAGAAGCTTGAAGCGATAGGGCTTCCATGCGTATTCAAAGCGAATCTCGGTACGGCTGGGCTGCATCACCCGGTGCAGATCGAGCTGCAGCCACGCCTCTTTCTCTGCTGCGGCAGGAATCCAGCGAGTTGCGTAGTTATCATCGGTGACGCGCTTCGCGTCGTGGACGGCATCGAGTGACGAAGAAGCGGTGGCCGTGACCGGCAGGGCTCCGGCATCACGCGGCGTCTGCCGCAGCAGCGCGGGGCCGAGGTGCGTAGGCACGATCTTCTGCGGCTCACCGTCGGGGCCGAACTTCAACTCATCCATGCAGAGCTGGCGACGGACAGAACTGCTGTCGAACGGCAGGCTGTGACGGTGATAGACGATGTAGCTCTTGCCGCCGCGCGCGAAGATAGCGTGATGGCCGGGGCCGAGGATGCTGTTCGCCGGATCGCTGACCAGCAGCGGGCTGTTTACCCCTTCGCGGAATGGCCCGAGCGGAGAGCTGCCGACGGCGTAGCGCACGTTGTAGGTGGAGTCGGTGGTCTTGCCCTCCGAATACATCAGGAAATAGCGGCCACCGTGCTTATACATAAAAGGTGCTTCGAAGTAGTGCCCGGGCGTGACGTCGCGCGGCTCACCGTCGAAGGTGACCATGTCCGGTTTGAGCTTCACCACAAAGCAATGGCCGTTTACCCAGTGCAGTCCTGAACCCCAGTAGAGATAGGCCTGCCCGTCGGTGTCGAGGAAAACCTCGGCGTCGATCATGTGATAGCCGGGACGATAGTTGCCGGGGATGAGCGGCTTGCTTCCGAGAGCGTTTTTCCAAGGACCTGTGGGCCAGTCGGCGATGCCAACCCACACCTCGCTGCCCACCGAAACATACATATAGTAGCGGCCGTTCTTCGCGATGACCGACGGAGCCCAGATCATGCTGTCACCGGAGGTCGGACTGGTGGCCGCTTCTTTCGTGGGCCAGTTCAGCGAGCACCAGCGCCAGTGCTCGAGATCCGTGGAGCGCCAGCAGCCGAGCGTACGGCCTCCCCATGGGTCTTCCGTCGCGTAAACGAAGGTTTCCTTTGCGGTCTGGAGCACGGAGGCATCCGCGTAATAACCAGGGATGAAGGGATTCGGATTGTGCGGAGCATCCCAACTCACTTGCGTGGCTTCACTCGCATTGCCGGGAACTGCGGCATGGGCATTCTGGAAAACGTATACAACGGATGCGAGCGTTATCCACAGCCACAGCTTCGATCGTAGACCTTTCAAAAGGCGTTCCGTCCTCTCCACTTCTTCTTTCACCCATTGTGCCTGTGCTCCTTGATTCAGGACAATCTCGAAACAGACAGAAATCCGGCACGGTCAGGGCAAGAAAGAAATGAGCGGAAGCCATGCTTCCGCTCGAGGACTGTTCGTCTCAAGATAAGGCTAAAATACTCGTCAGCGGCCGCTGGAGAGCGCATGCGTAGCCTGCCCCCGGGCGCGCAGATACTCCACTAACTCAGCGGGCTTATTGGTCTGGATGCCGTCGGCGCCAAGATCAAGAGCCTGCTGCCATACGGATGGATTGTCCATTTCATCCAGACGATCCACGTAGATCTTCGCCCCGGTGTTCTTTGCGCAGGCAATGATTTCTGGCTTGAAGTCATCGGCATCATACGCGATCACCTTCGGATGCAGGTGCGCGACCAGCGATCCGCACACCTCGGCATTCTCGGCCTCGGGCATCACGCGCAGCGCGGGCTGCAGCTTCTCCACATCGTGCAGAAAGAAAGGATCGCCATAAATGACAACATGATCTTCCATATGATGGCGATAGATGGTGTCGATCAGCAGCTTCGGATCGGCATCTTTCGTGTCGACATAAATGCCGATTTTGCCATGCGCCAGCTCAAGCGCCTCGTCGAAGGTAGGCACCTTCGTCCCGGCAAAGGCCTGAGAGAACTTGCTCCCTGCATCGAGTGCCCGGATTTGTGCAAAGCTAAGATGGTTCACCTTTCCCGTGCCATTGGTCGTGCGGTCCACGCTGCTGTCATGCATCAGGATCAGCTTGCCGTCAGAGGTAGTGCGCACGTCACACTCGAAGAAGTCGGCTCCCGCGTCAATCGCCGCCTGAAAAGCAGGCAGCGTGTTTTCCGGATGATGCAGATGTTCGCCGCGATGCGAGATCACGATGATCTTCTGCTTCGCGGCTGCTTGATCGGCAGACCCGGCCTGCGCAGCGGCCGAAGCCGCTGCCAGACAGAGTCCGAGGACAGGAAGAATGTGCGTCTTGAACAATCTGTTTCTCCTTGTGGCGCAGCCGCGTCTTAGAAGCGCATCCGTCCGCTCACCTGCAGCGTGCGGGCATCCTGCGCCTTGGTGAGCTGGCCGAAGTTGCCGCTGGTGATCGAAGTGCCGAGACCGTCGAACTGCGGGTGATTGAAGGCGTTGTACGCGTCCGCGCGGAAGGTGAAGGTGACCTTCTCCTTGATCGGAACATCGCGCATCAGGCCAAGGTTCCATACATTCTGTCCCGGTCCGAAGAGAGAAGCACGTGCACCGTTGCCCAGTGTGTCTTTCGGCGTGATCGCGAATGCATCGGTGTTGAACCAGTGCTCAAGCGTGCGCTGGCCCCGGCCAATGTGCGGATTGCCGACGCGCGTCACGTACTGCGCGTTGCTGAAGAGACCGAGCGTGTTGGACTGGCTTACGTGATAGGGATAACCAACCTGGAAGGCGGCAATCGTGCTCACGCGCCAGTGGCCCAGTGCCTGGCTGAGTACTGGTGTCGAGCGCAGGAAGCGTCCGCCTTGACCGATCGGCAGATTCCACACTCCGGTCAGCGAGAGACGCTGCGGGATGTCGGTCATCGCCGTGCCCCACTGCGCATGCAGATTGTACGCATTCTGGATGCCCACGGCATTGCCGCGTGCCGAAGGATCGACGTCATCCATCTGCTTGGCATAGGTGTAAGCCGCGAGAATCGAGAGGCCGTTCTTCCAGCGATGCGTGAGCTGTGCGAGCAGCGCGTTGTAGCCTGAGGCGCCACCGTTCACGTAGTAGGTCACATTGAGAAACTGCGGATAAGGACGAAGGCTCTGCGCTTCAGAGTTGCCATAGCAGCAGCCTGTGCTGGGCGCGATCTGGTTGCTGGGTAACTGGATCGGCAGATGCACGCCGTGGTTGCCCTGATAGTCGACCTCGGCCAGCCAGCCGTTGCCGAGATCCTGCTGAACACCGAACTGCCACTGCTGGATATAAGCCAGAACACCATTCCGTTGCAGACGATCGACATTCGAGGTGGGGTCGGTCAGGCTGGTCGGGATCGATGGCTCACCATTGGCGTCGACCTGCGGCGAATAAGCAGGCACGCCATTATCGAGCTGATACGGCGGAGTGATGCCGTCCGCGCTTTCGAAGGTGGTGTCCACGGTTGTCTTCGAGGTGGTGGCCGTCATGGCGAAGCCGATGCCCGGCAGCTCATAGACACCATAGCCGCCGCGCACCACCGTGTTCTTCAGCGCGTGATAGCTGAAGCCCACGCGAGGCAGGAACCCCATATAAGTGCGGCCAATGAGCGTGTGCGGCGCGCCGTCGTAGCCGGCAAATTCAATCGCACCCTGCTTGCCGGTGGTTGAGTCGGTGAGATTCGGATTGAAAGTGTACATCTGGTCGCGCGTCTCGGTAAAGGGACCATCGAACTCCCAGCGCAGCCCGAGATTCACGGTGAGCTTCTCGAACATGCGGTAGTCGTCCTGCACATAGAGCGAGCCGTACTTCGAAGTTTCGCGGAACCAGGTGTCGTTCGTGTCGATGGTGGTCGAGTCCGGCAGGCCGAGCTCGAGATCGGCGATGCCTGTCACCGGCTGTCCGGAGGTAGAGGTGAACTGACCCGAGAAGTCATAGTTGCCTGAGAGCACGCCCGGCTCGTATTGGCTGAAGTGGTAGTTCATGAATTCGCCACCGAGCGAGAGCGAGTGCCGCCCAAGCTGCAGCACCATCGCGTCATTCAGGATGTAGTGCCCATCGAGCGTGTACTGGTAGGAGCCGGGGCCAAGGCCATAGAGGCCATTGACGCTCAGGTTGGGAAACCCGTTCAGGATCACGCCCTTCAGGCCCAGCGACGAGGCATCGACCGGATAGACATCGGAGAAATTCACCTCGGAGACATAACCGAAGCGAGCTTCATTCGAGATGCGTGGGCTGAAGATGTGGCTCCACGAGGTCTCATAGTGGTCGTCCTTCCAGCCGTTCGCCGCCGAGGTGTTGGCCGCATTCGGAATGTATGTGACCGCTCCGGTCGTTGGGCCATCGCGCGAAAACTTCGCCCAGATATGGTCGTAGTCGGTGGTATTAAAGTCCACGCGATCGGCGTTATAGAGATACGTGTTGTGGCTGGGCGGATTGACACAGTAGTTGTAAGTCAGGTAGTTGCAGTTCGGCTGCGGATAGTAGGCAAGCAGAGCCTTGCCCACCGTATCCATGCGGTCAGATGGAATGATGTTTCCCGCGAATGGCGTGCCGGTAATGGTGCCGTTCACCAGCTTGAGCGTGGTGGGGTCGTAGATGGTCGGCGTCTGCTGCCCCTGCGGGTCCAGGCCGGAGAAGTCGCCGGTGCGCTCGGCCGCGGTCGGAACATTGGTGTCCAGCGTGTTCGCGCTGTTATTGATGGTGTTTTCCCAATCGGTGAAAAAGAACAGGCGATGCTTGCGCCCATCGAAGAGCCAGGGAATCCGCACCGGACCACCGACCGAACCGCCGAAATAATTGAAGACATTCACCGGACGGTCCGTATTGGGAGCATCGAAATACTGCAGCGCGTTCATGCTCTGATCGTTGTGATACTCGAACAGGCTGCCGTGAAAGGTCTGCGTGCCGGACTTCGTCGTGGTGAGGATAGCGCCGCCACCGGACTGGCCATACTGCGCCGAGAAGGGCGAGGTGAGCACCTGCAGCTCTTCGGTCGAATCGGGTGTGGGCACAAGACCATAAGTGCCATCGACGCCCATGTTGCTGGGCAGGCCGTCAATAATGATCGGGTTCGTGTCCGGGCGCCCACCGCCGAGAGAGATATTGTTCGGATTCGAATAGTCGGAGCTGGAGCCTGCTGCGCCCGGCACCTGCGCGGCCAGCAGAAACTCCTGTGAAGATCCGTTCGACCCGGTCATGGCTTCCGGCACGTTCACAAGATCGTCCGATCCGAATTGCGTGCCGATCTGGGGATTCGCATCGTTCAATGCGGTGCCCTGGGCATTGACCGTGATCACCTGCGACTGCGTGCCGATCGCCAGCACCGCATCCACTTGGGCTTCCTGGTTCAGCACCAGCTGGATCGCCGAAGTCTTGTACTCCTCGTAGCCGTCCTTCTGTACGCCGACGACATATTCTCCAGGCTTCAGAAATGAGACACGGTAGCTGCCACGCTGATTGGTGACGGTCTTGTATGCCGCAGAGGTCGCCGTTTCAACGACCGTGATCTGAGCTCCGGCAACGGCGCCATGGCTTGCATCGGTAACCACGCCGCTCAGAGAGGCATAAAAGGTCTGCGCAAACAGAGAGGATCCGGACACGATCGAGAATAGAACGAGGAAGAAAACCGACAAAGCCCCATGGCAGACACCTCGCTGGCCTCGAGCGGCAGAAGCGCTCGACGATACCAGGAGGCGCGGCGGAGCAAAGGAGCGACGCTGGCAAAGCATAAAGTCCCCCAAAAAAGAAAAACGATCAAAGTGGCCCTGTGTGGGCAGTCTGCGAATATGCGTGATGGAGATGGCCCTCACATCGCCGACACCATGACTTGTAGCATTCAATTGTGAATAATGAACAAACAATCACCATTTCAGTGAAAAAATCACATTCATTCCTGGTTATTTCAGGAATCTTTGCTGTGCCATGGATATGCTGGTAGAAAAGGGATACTGCGAAATTGCACGAAAGGATGGGAATAACGAGAGGTGGAAGGTTCGCGCATCGAGGCCATTCTTCAGCTGTTAAAAGAGAACACTACAGCTTCCATCGGTGACATCGCCGAACAGTTCGGCGTTTCGCAGATGACCATCCGGCGCGATCTCCAGAAGCTCGCTGAACAGGGCCAGGTCATCCGCATTCCCGGAGGGGCCCGCATCGAACGATGGCGCGGCATGGAGCGCACCTTCCTCGAGCGGCTCGAGAAGATGTCTCCAGCCAAGCGCAGCATCGGCAAAGCTGCGGCCGCGCTGGTGCAGGATGGCGAATCCGTGGTGCTCGATTCCGGCACCACGACGCTTTATGTCGCACGGGCGCTGCGCGAGCGGAGAAATGTTGTGGTGGTGACGTTCTCGATGGCGGTGCTCGAAGAACTGGCCTCGGCAGAAGAGATTCGTCTCGAGCTTACCGGCGGCGTCTACCGTTCCAGCAGCCATGACCTCATCGGTCACGGCGTGGCAGAAAGCCTGAAGTCGATATACGCCGATCACGTCATCTTTGGAGCTGCCTCCGTATCGTTCTCGCGCGGCGTCATGGTTCATGATCCCGATGCCCAGCGGGAAATGCTTCAGGCGGGCAAGCACAAGATCCTGCTCGTCGACAGCAGCAAGATCGGCAAAGAGGCGACCTATCGCCTCTGCGGTATCGAGGAATGCGACCTCATCATCACCGACGAACTGCTTCCTGAAGCTGATCTCGCCCGCCTCAGCCGGCAGACCAAGGTCCAGATTGCCCGTTGATCGGGCATTCATATTCCTTTGAGGGGCATTCGATAGGCTCGAGCACAGGGTGAAGCGTATACAAGGCTTCGCTCCACGCCAGCCATGACGCGCAGCAGGAACATCGAAAAGAGGTTTTACCAACAGCTTGCCGTCCTACGCGGACAGAATCGACTGTTTGATGGCCAGGAGACGATCTGGATCGCACGCTCACCGGGCCGCCTTGACTTCATGGGCGGCAACGTCGATTACACCGGCGGACTTGTTCTCCAGCTTCCTTTGCGTGAAGGCATACACGCCGCGGCTCAATCTTCTGCAGAGCCGGTCATTCGCATCTTTAATCATGGAGCTGTCCTGCATGGCTGGGCGAGTGAGATTGCATTTCCCATCGCGCAGCTGGGCGATCTGCAAGCTCTCACTGCCGTGTGCTCGGAGGAGCGCGGCACGCGCTGGGGACGCTACGTGCTCGGAGCTTTCCACGCGCTGCATGTGCATCACGGAGCGTTTCAACGGCACGGCGCCCGCCTCTATCTTGATTCCACTCTGCCGGCAAATCGCGGCGTAGGCTCCTCGGCTGCGCTTGAGATCAGCGTGCTCAAAGCAGCTGCGGCTGTGGCCGGCGTCCGCCTAGAAGGCGTGGCGCTGGCGGAAGCCGGTCAATGGGTCGAGAACGTTGTCGCGCAGTCGGCTTGCGGCATCATGGACCAGGCAGCCTGTGTGATCGGCGAGCAGGGATGCCTGCTGCCGCTCCTATGCCAGCCCTGTCAGCCTGAGCCTCCACTTGCCCTCCCAGATGGCGTGCGCATCTGGGGTATCGATTCTCTTGCTTCGCGGTCCACGACCAGCGCGGCCTATGAGTCTGCACGTGCTGCTGCTTTCATGGGCTACCGCATGCTCTGCCAGTGGGAGGGTCTTGCCCTCACGCCAGAACACAACGGCCGCATTCCACGCTGGACAGACCCGCGCTGGAATGGATATCTCTCCAATCTGCGCCCCTCGGAGCTGCGTGCCCGCCATCTGGATCGCCTGCCTGAATCGATGCGCGGCAGCGACTTTCTTCGTCTCTATACCGAACACGTGGACCCCTTCACCTCTGTCGCACCGGACGACTGGTATCCGGTGCGAGCCGCCGTGCTCTATGCCTGCGAAGAGCACCTGAGAATCGAGATCGCTCGCGCTCTTCTACAGGGCATGCATCAGGACATGAGCCTCCATCGGCTCGAATCGCAGCTTCGCATGCTCGGCGAGCTGATGCACCAGT
This genomic interval carries:
- a CDS encoding glycerophosphodiester phosphodiesterase, which produces MFKTHILPVLGLCLAAASAAAQAGSADQAAAKQKIIVISHRGEHLHHPENTLPAFQAAIDAGADFFECDVRTTSDGKLILMHDSSVDRTTNGTGKVNHLSFAQIRALDAGSKFSQAFAGTKVPTFDEALELAHGKIGIYVDTKDADPKLLIDTIYRHHMEDHVVIYGDPFFLHDVEKLQPALRVMPEAENAEVCGSLVAHLHPKVIAYDADDFKPEIIACAKNTGAKIYVDRLDEMDNPSVWQQALDLGADGIQTNKPAELVEYLRARGQATHALSSGR
- a CDS encoding carboxypeptidase regulatory-like domain-containing protein — encoded protein: MSGSSLFAQTFYASLSGVVTDASHGAVAGAQITVVETATSAAYKTVTNQRGSYRVSFLKPGEYVVGVQKDGYEEYKTSAIQLVLNQEAQVDAVLAIGTQSQVITVNAQGTALNDANPQIGTQFGSDDLVNVPEAMTGSNGSSQEFLLAAQVPGAAGSSSDYSNPNNISLGGGRPDTNPIIIDGLPSNMGVDGTYGLVPTPDSTEELQVLTSPFSAQYGQSGGGAILTTTKSGTQTFHGSLFEYHNDQSMNALQYFDAPNTDRPVNVFNYFGGSVGGPVRIPWLFDGRKHRLFFFTDWENTINNSANTLDTNVPTAAERTGDFSGLDPQGQQTPTIYDPTTLKLVNGTITGTPFAGNIIPSDRMDTVGKALLAYYPQPNCNYLTYNYCVNPPSHNTYLYNADRVDFNTTDYDHIWAKFSRDGPTTGAVTYIPNAANTSAANGWKDDHYETSWSHIFSPRISNEARFGYVSEVNFSDVYPVDASSLGLKGVILNGFPNLSVNGLYGLGPGSYQYTLDGHYILNDAMVLQLGRHSLSLGGEFMNYHFSQYEPGVLSGNYDFSGQFTSTSGQPVTGIADLELGLPDSTTIDTNDTWFRETSKYGSLYVQDDYRMFEKLTVNLGLRWEFDGPFTETRDQMYTFNPNLTDSTTGKQGAIEFAGYDGAPHTLIGRTYMGFLPRVGFSYHALKNTVVRGGYGVYELPGIGFAMTATTSKTTVDTTFESADGITPPYQLDNGVPAYSPQVDANGEPSIPTSLTDPTSNVDRLQRNGVLAYIQQWQFGVQQDLGNGWLAEVDYQGNHGVHLPIQLPSNQIAPSTGCCYGNSEAQSLRPYPQFLNVTYYVNGGASGYNALLAQLTHRWKNGLSILAAYTYAKQMDDVDPSARGNAVGIQNAYNLHAQWGTAMTDIPQRLSLTGVWNLPIGQGGRFLRSTPVLSQALGHWRVSTIAAFQVGYPYHVSQSNTLGLFSNAQYVTRVGNPHIGRGQRTLEHWFNTDAFAITPKDTLGNGARASLFGPGQNVWNLGLMRDVPIKEKVTFTFRADAYNAFNHPQFDGLGTSITSGNFGQLTKAQDARTLQVSGRMRF
- a CDS encoding glycosyl hydrolase 115 family protein, whose amino-acid sequence is MLRRWKFSTAAAGLTALLCAAAALPAFAQEADHDAPALILDRPVDTSAFPLFDHGRATPIYVADGDAAPVRTVANAFAADVRAVSGVRPTVVNKVSGEQQMILVGTLGHSAMIDALAHSGQLDTSAIAGQWEAASVSIVDHPLPGVARALVIAGSDPRGAAFALFGLSRAIGVSPWSWWADVPIAHHTSAAIMQQHFVQPPPAVQYRGIFINDEDWGIRPWAAKKMDPQLRNIGPHTYARVFELLLRLHANTLWPAMHPGTMPFHAVPENAKLAAEWGIVMGSSHSEALLRDNVGEWDEGRDGPWNYQINRDAIDRYWDKGLEVNGQYENFYTVGMRGQHDTGLEATGSNEVKAQLVEQAIADQRAILARRVNPDLAKIPQVIWLYKESIDLYRVGMKVPDDVTLGWTDDNFGYIRQLPDAEERARSGGSALYYHVSYWGTPHDYLWLCSTPPALMREELTKAWDHGVRKLWILNVGDLKPAESDIEYFLRMAWQEPSFRDVSQPDYLQSWYTAQFGGQGTAMASLMDHWYQLTFLRKPEFMGFNGYDDAVQRTAFNPLAWGDQNQQMMAAWQQLAAESRSLAEKIKPDQRDAFFELVAYPVEASSAHALKFLWTDRSYLAQHGRDFAAVDHDSVEAKAAYDRVQSLTADYNQLAGGKWDGMMSSHPRDRRVFEMPETATVLATAPLQLPGDWRAPKNSASSETSEQGFVEQNGTISINAAHFAARKDMPQAAWEIWPDLGLDLGLDLSLNRSRSGGSVSIAGPGAASPAAWTQMEKRAEAIAQTPSLRYDFTTSTSGEATASIYLLPSFPVDSSQRLRYALSIDGGAPIVLDAAGAEAHQAGLSPWAANVLRNAMVQIVPLGSLTPGKHTLVLYYGDPGVVFQHIMVSFPGAAPAYPFAPETIGKGSTVAAASGSR
- a CDS encoding family 43 glycosylhydrolase encodes the protein MKGLRSKLWLWITLASVVYVFQNAHAAVPGNASEATQVSWDAPHNPNPFIPGYYADASVLQTAKETFVYATEDPWGGRTLGCWRSTDLEHWRWCSLNWPTKEAATSPTSGDSMIWAPSVIAKNGRYYMYVSVGSEVWVGIADWPTGPWKNALGSKPLIPGNYRPGYHMIDAEVFLDTDGQAYLYWGSGLHWVNGHCFVVKLKPDMVTFDGEPRDVTPGHYFEAPFMYKHGGRYFLMYSEGKTTDSTYNVRYAVGSSPLGPFREGVNSPLLVSDPANSILGPGHHAIFARGGKSYIVYHRHSLPFDSSSVRRQLCMDELKFGPDGEPQKIVPTHLGPALLRQTPRDAGALPVTATASSSLDAVHDAKRVTDDNYATRWIPAAAEKEAWLQLDLHRVMQPSRTEIRFEYAWKPYRFKLLASLDGRRWTSVEDHNSTGEVGSPVTITGLPRARYLRLVFPAAETPVSIFEWNAY
- a CDS encoding DeoR/GlpR family DNA-binding transcription regulator, with translation MEGSRIEAILQLLKENTTASIGDIAEQFGVSQMTIRRDLQKLAEQGQVIRIPGGARIERWRGMERTFLERLEKMSPAKRSIGKAAAALVQDGESVVLDSGTTTLYVARALRERRNVVVVTFSMAVLEELASAEEIRLELTGGVYRSSSHDLIGHGVAESLKSIYADHVIFGAASVSFSRGVMVHDPDAQREMLQAGKHKILLVDSSKIGKEATYRLCGIEECDLIITDELLPEADLARLSRQTKVQIAR
- a CDS encoding galactokinase family protein; this translates as MTRSRNIEKRFYQQLAVLRGQNRLFDGQETIWIARSPGRLDFMGGNVDYTGGLVLQLPLREGIHAAAQSSAEPVIRIFNHGAVLHGWASEIAFPIAQLGDLQALTAVCSEERGTRWGRYVLGAFHALHVHHGAFQRHGARLYLDSTLPANRGVGSSAALEISVLKAAAAVAGVRLEGVALAEAGQWVENVVAQSACGIMDQAACVIGEQGCLLPLLCQPCQPEPPLALPDGVRIWGIDSLASRSTTSAAYESARAAAFMGYRMLCQWEGLALTPEHNGRIPRWTDPRWNGYLSNLRPSELRARHLDRLPESMRGSDFLRLYTEHVDPFTSVAPDDWYPVRAAVLYACEEHLRIEIARALLQGMHQDMSLHRLESQLRMLGELMHQSHHAYAECGLGATSCDILVELAQHHGLYGAKMTGGGGGGVVALLGTAGQEDAVRAVAAEYAQHCGIAPHIFTDSSDGADLSGVTVWEAEAALGAGMP